In the Mesoaciditoga lauensis cd-1655R = DSM 25116 genome, ACGAATGCTCCCGAAAATACGATCGTCAAGTTATATCCTACCATTGTATAAACGCTTCCCCACAGTATTGCGCCAAAGATGGTGGCAAGGCTTTCGAAAACGGATAACATAGAAAGTACGGAAGCTCTATTTCGATTTATTTCTTTATTTATCAACATCATTCGTAGTGGTCCAGAGATGCCAAGGCTAAAATGGTATCCACAGAAAAACAAAAGAGAGAATATGAAATTTGTGATAAAAGCTGTGAGTATCAGGAAACTTCCTCCAGTTAACAGCGAGAAAACAAAGAGTACATCCTCACTCATGAATTTTAATTTTTTCAGTAGAAAACTTCCAAACGTTGAAAACAGAGTGGTCAAAACATATATGTAACCCATAAGATATGGATTTTTATCATGCAATTTGTTAAAAAACAAAGGTTGCCAGTACATGAAAATAGCATTGATGCCTAACACAAAAAAGGTTGTTATCAAAAAAATTCTGAAAAGACTTTTGTTTTGAAATACATTTATTATGGACGTGTTTATTTCTCTAAGAGTCCTTCTTCCTTTTTGGACTATTTTACCTTTCGAATATGCCAAAAGTGCGAGAATTGTAATAACTCGCAGAAAAAGTATCAAATAAAAAGGCAGGTTCATTTCTACAAAAAACAAGTATCCTCCGATCAATGCACCAATGATTTTTGACAGCAAATTCCAAATGTTGACAATTCGAAAGAAATCACTGTATTCGTCTTTTGATTTCGTAAAAGTTTCAACCATCCAAGCAGTTGACGACCCTGAAAAAAGAGCGGAGGAGAGTCCTCCAAGTAAAAATGCGATCACCAACTGGGTCGTACTGTAAGAAACTATGAGAACGTATATAGAAAAAGTAGAAATTATAAAAGAAAGAAGAAGAGAAAGCTTTTGTCCAAACATATCCGCAAAAATGCCAGTAGGCATTTCAGATATTAAAGTGATAAAAGCTTCGAACGAAATTAAATAAGCAATCCATTGCGCCGAGATCCCTTTGTCAAGAAGGTAAAGCGTAGATATGGAGAAATATATTCCAACTACCGAATTTACGAGAAAAATGTAAAAACGAAGAAAATTATTTCTCATATTGAACAACTCCGGTCTTACTCATTCTATTTTTCTATTTCTTTAGAGTGAAAAGTAATAAGCTTTTTTGTCATTGTTCTATAAAAATCACACATGAACTCTGATTCTTCATCATTCAGATTACTTTTAGAAACATGACATCCTCCCAAGCATAATCCTTCTATTTCACAACCATCACATGATTTTAAATTGTCTATCCAGAAATCCTCTACCTTTCGAAGGTAGTTTCCCCAATTCCATGCTTTTTTATTGTTGATAAGATTATCAATATTGTCAATATAAACATGATCGTAAATGCATAAAGCTATATTACCAGATGGTTGTATACTTACAACTTCACCGTTATACGGAGAGCAAAATGCCATCCCAAGATTTTTTCTTTTTAAGAATAAATTGTAGTACGGCTTTTTCCAATATCCAATTAATTCTATATCAAATAACTTAGCAATTTTCTCAAATTTCATTATTTTATTTGCTAATACATCAAGTCTAGGTTCAATAATTTTGGTCATATCAGGTTCAACCCTTAGCCTTTTAAAACCAAGTTTTTTTGTTAAATTCATGAAAGAACCAACATTCATGTTGATATTTTCCTTTGTTAGAGTTAAAGATAGTGTATTCAAATCCACTCCTTTCTCTCTTAAAAATTTAATGTTTCCAACTATCTGGTTAAACGTCCCGGAATTATCTTTAAACTTTCTTATTTTGTTATTTTCAAATTTGGTTCCATCTAAACTTACAGCTATAGTAAAACGAAATTTTTTTAGAAAGTCAGCTATTTCTTCATTGAGATATGTTAGATTAGAATTCATAGCAAATTTGATCTCGAAGTTTTTTGAATATTTTGAATCAATATAATCCACCACATCTTTTATAAATTTAAACTTCAACAATGGCTCTCCACCAGTAAAACTTATATTTATATAATGCTTATTCACTCTTCGATATTCAGCAAAAAAGTAATCAATAGATTCAATCGCTGTATTAATATCCATGTCAAAATTAGTCTTCCCAAGCATTTTGTTCACAATGCAATAACTACATTGCAAGTTACATTCATTGGTAACAAAAAAACCTATATCAGGGACTTTGTCTTTCAGATACGATTCTTGTTTCTTCTTGAACTCACTAACTAATTTGTTTAAATCACTTTCATTACTAACAATGATGCCTCCATTAAGTAACTCTTTTTTCAGGAACTTATCTTTAATGTTATTTATTTTTTTCTCATTTACATCTTTTCTCTCAAAGACAAAAGCATCACCAATTTTAGAGTTATACAATAATACTCTGTTTTCATTTAAATTGTACGAAACAACTTTCGAAGATAAGTAATAAGGAATCATCTCATTCACCTCGTAATTTTCTGAAAATATAGATGAAGATAATGGGTAAATTTATCTTTACCCATTATCTTCATAAAAATTAGCACCCACTACACCACGTAATACTTGCTGGCATGCGTTGAGAATATTCAATTTCTTTAGATATTATTTTTATTTTCATTCGCTTTTTCCTCCTTTCTATCTGAGATGATGCTTATATAAAAAGATAAACTCTTTCCTTTTCAATATTCTACCTGTCCTAAACGTGCTAATTAATTCTATAAGATGCACTTCAAATACACTCGTTTTGAATGTAAATTGTTATTCTCCTTCATCGAAGATGAACGTCGTTACTTCTTACTTTTCAAATTCAAAATCCATCCTTCTTCCATCTCCTTGCGACATTAGGAGAT is a window encoding:
- a CDS encoding radical SAM/SPASM domain-containing protein, yielding MIPYYLSSKVVSYNLNENRVLLYNSKIGDAFVFERKDVNEKKINNIKDKFLKKELLNGGIIVSNESDLNKLVSEFKKKQESYLKDKVPDIGFFVTNECNLQCSYCIVNKMLGKTNFDMDINTAIESIDYFFAEYRRVNKHYINISFTGGEPLLKFKFIKDVVDYIDSKYSKNFEIKFAMNSNLTYLNEEIADFLKKFRFTIAVSLDGTKFENNKIRKFKDNSGTFNQIVGNIKFLREKGVDLNTLSLTLTKENINMNVGSFMNLTKKLGFKRLRVEPDMTKIIEPRLDVLANKIMKFEKIAKLFDIELIGYWKKPYYNLFLKRKNLGMAFCSPYNGEVVSIQPSGNIALCIYDHVYIDNIDNLINNKKAWNWGNYLRKVEDFWIDNLKSCDGCEIEGLCLGGCHVSKSNLNDEESEFMCDFYRTMTKKLITFHSKEIEK
- a CDS encoding MFS transporter, with translation MRNNFLRFYIFLVNSVVGIYFSISTLYLLDKGISAQWIAYLISFEAFITLISEMPTGIFADMFGQKLSLLLSFIISTFSIYVLIVSYSTTQLVIAFLLGGLSSALFSGSSTAWMVETFTKSKDEYSDFFRIVNIWNLLSKIIGALIGGYLFFVEMNLPFYLILFLRVITILALLAYSKGKIVQKGRRTLREINTSIINVFQNKSLFRIFLITTFFVLGINAIFMYWQPLFFNKLHDKNPYLMGYIYVLTTLFSTFGSFLLKKLKFMSEDVLFVFSLLTGGSFLILTAFITNFIFSLLFFCGYHFSLGISGPLRMMLINKEINRNRASVLSMLSVFESLATIFGAILWGSVYTMVGYNLTIVFSGAFVLASVIPFLVFEKNRGVPNHK